The sequence CTGGCAATGAAGCCCGTGCCAGTGCGATGCCGTCCATCGCTGCGTTGGTCTGCGCCGGGACATCCAGCGGCGAGATGACCGTCTCGGCGAGCACACGTCCGGGTGCCTGCGCTAAAGCGACACGCTCGCTGCGCGGCGTGCGCATCACGCCCGCCAGGCTCTCCCCCAACACGCTCAAGGCTTCATCGACACTCAGCATGCGCTCGCCGAAACGCGGATCGAAACACGACAGACTCATGCGCCCACCTCGCCACGCGGCTTGCCGCCTTCCAGACGCCAATGCACCGGCCAGGCGGCGATCCAGGCGGCCAGCGCCTGAGGATCGTCCAGGTCCAGCCGCTTGAGGTTCTGCGGCACATCATCACGAGGCGGCAGCTGCGCCGCCGGTGTCGCCAGCGCATGGATCCAGGGGTCCTCCAGGGCTCGCAGCGGCTTGCCCACGGCCTCGCGGTACAGCTCAAGCTTGGGCAACGGCCACTGCTTGAAGCCCTCGACCAGAATCAGGTCCACCTCCAGCCCCTCGAGCTGCGCCACCAGCTGCTCCAGATCGGCCTCCGCCTGGTCCGGCGTCTCCATCATCAGTGCAAAGCGCTTGGCGGACGCCACCAGCATCGGCACGGCACCCGCCGTTCGCAGACGATAACTGTCCTTGCCCGGCGTATCGACATCGAAGGCATGATGCGCATGCTTGATCACGGCGACGCGGAGGCCGCGCGCTCTCAGCTCGGGCAGCAGCTGTTCGAGCAGCGTGGTCTTGCCAGTGCCGCTCCAGGCTGCAATGCCCAGCAGCGGACACGCTGACGCCGCCAGACGTGCCTGCCAGGCGGGCGACATCCCGACCTCATGAGAAATATCACCACGTGGCGTGGGAGCATCATTGCGGGGGGAGGAATGTTCAGCACTGACAGCGGTATCGGCACGCTGGTCAGTCGTGGAGGAAGACTCAGGCATGAAGGTTCTCTTGGTGATTCCCGCGTATGGCGGCCTGTCGACGGGCTCACCGCAGCGCTGCCGCGCCCGCAAGGGAAAAGATGACGATGACAATGCGGGCTGAGCGGATGCCATGAAGGTGAACACGCACGGCGCTCATTTCAATGGGCAACGGCTCGATATGCGCAAGGATTCAATGGGGGCAACGACGCAGAGTGGCAAGACAGCCGCCAGAACCGCCAGACACTACACTTTTGAGGTGCAACGCCAAGGCCATCAATACCAGGCAGGCAAAGACAATAACCCGTCAGACTCCGGCAAAGACGCCCCCCGGCGATGACGACCTGCATCACAATGACACACCCTGGGCGTGCAAGCGGGAACGGATGACACGCAAAGGACGTCAGGAAAGAAGCGCGCTCAGCGCGAGCCGGCTTCCATCTCACGGCATTCATCCAGGGTATTGAGGTTGGCGAAGTCCTGCTCGCTGCCCGCTTGCACCTTGAGCCAGATATGCTGATCGAACCAGCGGTCGATCTTGCGCTCGCCAGCGGCCAGCGCCGCCTGCAGAGACGGCAGCAGGCCACGGTGCATGAGACATATCACCGGATGGTAACGGAACTCATCTGCCGCCACGGCCAGCAGCGCAGGCCCGGAATCGGCCGCATGACCGCCCTCGACACTGAAGCCTTCGAGCTGATCGCCGTTGGCATGATCGATCAGCGCCACGCTCAGCGTTTCGACCAGTTCATTGGGCAGATGCGGCACATCGCAGGCCACCATCATCACCCAGGGCGTCCGCGCTGCCGCCAGCGCACTGGCCATGCCCATCAAGGGGCCGTGGTAACCCTGCTCGCTGTCTTCGACAAGCGGATGCCCATAGGCAGCATACTCGGCGTGCGAGCGGTTGGCATTGATCAGAAGCTCGCCCACCTGAGGGGTCAGCCGCGCCAGCACATGCGCCACCAGCGGCACCTCATTGAGCGTGACCAGCCCCTTGTCGACGCCACCCATGCGCCGCGCCTGGCCACCGGCCAGCACCACCCCGGTGATATTGGCGGGCGAGAGCGAGGCCTTGAGCTGCTCGGCATCGCTCGGCAGTGGTGTAGCGTCAGAGGTGTGATTGAAGCTCGGCATGAAGGCGTATCCCGGTCGAGTGCGCAAAGGCGCAGGTAATGTCATGCAGCAGGGCCGCTGGCAGGGCATTCAGTGCAAGCGGCTGATGCACAAGGCCTTCTCAGCCCTGAAGCTTGAGGTGCTTGCACTGAAGGCTCAGCCCATTGAAGACGACTCAGCCCGCTGCGTGCTCAGTGTGCAGGCTGGCAGCGCTCAGCGTCCAGCGCGCACTCGAGCCCTGACTCAAGGCATTGTCCTGATGCGAGGACAGGATCACCGCACACCCCTGCTGGCACATCTGCTCCAGTCGAAGCGCCAACTGCTCGACAGCGGCCTGGTCCAGATTGGCGGCAGGCTCATCCAGCAACAGCACCGGCGGACGCGACAACCAGGCGCGCGCCAATGCCAGTCGCGCCCGCTCGCCACCCGACAGGGAGCGGGCCGGCTGACGAGCCTGATCGCTCAGCCCGCTCCAGCGCAACATCTCCTCGACCTGATCACGCTGCTGGCCGGCAGAGCCGCTGTCGGGTTGCCAGCGAGCCGCCAGCACCAGATTGCCGGCCACGCTGGTGTCGAACAGATACGGCTGCTGATGCAGGTAGCGCACCGGATGAGCGTCACGGGTCTGCCATTCAAGCTTGCCGCCAGTCGCTGGCTGCATGCCGGCCAGCACGCGCAGCAGCGTGGTCTTGCCACTGCCGTTGTCACCCTTGAGGTGCACCCAGCCGGACGCCGGGGACGGCGCCCAATCCAGCGTCGCCACATGCCATAACAGGCGCCCTTGCGCCTCGGCGCCCTCGCCGGAGACTTGCGCCGCAGGCGGCAAGCGATATTCGAGGTCGCGCACACGCAACAGAGGGGCAACGCTTGCGTCAGCATCGAGTACCTGGGCAGCAGACGACGAGGCTTGCGCGAAGCCAGTCCCCGCCACCGGGCAGGAGGAGTCGCCCGGGGGAACAGACGAGGACGAAGAACTAGGGGGGAACATCATGACTCCATACGACGATTCAGCCTGACACGATCAGTGCTGGTGTGCTTGTCTCAACTGGCAGGCAGGCGGCTTGCAGGCTCCGGGAGCAGAATGTGACTGGCGGCGGGGCCTGGGGTCAGGCCTGCACCGCCAGCTGACCGCGACCGCGCAACAGTCCCAGCATCAGATTGAGCGCCAGCGCCAACACCAGCAATACCATGCCCAGGGCGACCCCCTGGGCGTACTCGCCCTTGAGGGTTTCCAGCGCGATGGCCGTGGTGATATTGCGCGTGAAACCGGCAATGTTACCACCCACCATCATGGCGCAACCCACTTCCGCGATGATTCTACCAAACGCGGCCACCAACGCCGCCATCACGCCGAAACGGGCCTCCATCACCAGCCGCCACAACGCCGCACGGCGCGACGCCCCCAGCTGCAAGGCTGTCTCCCAGGCACGCTTGTC comes from bacterium Scap17 and encodes:
- a CDS encoding ATP-binding cassette domain-containing protein, whose product is MMFPPSSSSSSVPPGDSSCPVAGTGFAQASSSAAQVLDADASVAPLLRVRDLEYRLPPAAQVSGEGAEAQGRLLWHVATLDWAPSPASGWVHLKGDNGSGKTTLLRVLAGMQPATGGKLEWQTRDAHPVRYLHQQPYLFDTSVAGNLVLAARWQPDSGSAGQQRDQVEEMLRWSGLSDQARQPARSLSGGERARLALARAWLSRPPVLLLDEPAANLDQAAVEQLALRLEQMCQQGCAVILSSHQDNALSQGSSARWTLSAASLHTEHAAG
- a CDS encoding molybdenum cofactor guanylyltransferase: MPSFNHTSDATPLPSDAEQLKASLSPANITGVVLAGGQARRMGGVDKGLVTLNEVPLVAHVLARLTPQVGELLINANRSHAEYAAYGHPLVEDSEQGYHGPLMGMASALAAARTPWVMMVACDVPHLPNELVETLSVALIDHANGDQLEGFSVEGGHAADSGPALLAVAADEFRYHPVICLMHRGLLPSLQAALAAGERKIDRWFDQHIWLKVQAGSEQDFANLNTLDECREMEAGSR
- the mobB gene encoding molybdopterin-guanine dinucleotide biosynthesis protein B gives rise to the protein MSPAWQARLAASACPLLGIAAWSGTGKTTLLEQLLPELRARGLRVAVIKHAHHAFDVDTPGKDSYRLRTAGAVPMLVASAKRFALMMETPDQAEADLEQLVAQLEGLEVDLILVEGFKQWPLPKLELYREAVGKPLRALEDPWIHALATPAAQLPPRDDVPQNLKRLDLDDPQALAAWIAAWPVHWRLEGGKPRGEVGA